From Salminus brasiliensis chromosome 12, fSalBra1.hap2, whole genome shotgun sequence:
TACTATAGCAATTGCAaccatagcaacaacatagGAACCATGAATGATACCATAGGAACAAcctagcaaccctatagcaacaacatacctagcaacaccatagtaaccacctagcaactacttagcaaatACCTGCTATATCATAGCAACGGTTTTGCCAATAAAGGAACTGCTTGGAAGTGGGAACCTCTTAAGCTGCACTTTTCTAGTAGTTATTACTGGTAAAACATCAAAGGTGCTTTGCTACAagcaacataataataataataataatcatcatcatcatcatcataaaaataataacaataataataatgataataataataacaacaacaataatcataataacaattattattgttattattattgttattgttattgttattattcttattatgatgataatgatgatgatattattattattatgattatatccTGTTGTCCATGTGGGTAGGAAATACCTCTGTTTTGGACTGTAGGCTTTTTAATTGTATCTGTTTGTGATGTTGCTCCATTTGTTTGTACCCTCAGAAGCTTTTACATCCATAAGGAACCACAGATCAGTTCTCACCTGTGCAGTTCTCACCTGTGCAGTTCTCACCTGTGCAGTTCTCACCTGTGCAGAGACAGATCACTGCAGTTTCTCACTATATTGAACAGTAAAGACCAAACTGCACCATAAACACACAGCAGCATCTTACATTAGCAGGCAGTGCAGAAGTGATGATGGTTAACTTTACAGTCCATCGCTTTCTGCCACGGCGGTGCTGTAACGCTCAGTCCTGCAGAGTGTTGAGTCCGGcagacccccaccccccaccaccccctcccctctccaCCCTCGGCCTCTAAAGGCCATGTGTTTTAGATTGCTCTGTTGCCGTGACAACTATCTCCCTGCCAGCTGTAGTCATGGACACAAAGGGTCCTTGATGATCCCCAAGGGACTGCTCAGAATTGGGCCCCCACAAAGACATCAACATATTCGAACCACTGAAAAACAATCAAATTAAAAGAGTGTGTTGCAATAGCGGTTACTCAGTGTTTGGGCAACAacagcgacacacacacactgctgagccactgctcCATAGTCAGGCTGGAGTAAAACACGTCCAACTTCAGGATCTTAACAAATTCACAGCTCACTACTGGTCCATTACTGAGACCTTTGTGTCATCGGACTCACTGGTCAGTTGACTGTCTTTATGTCAGTAGGGGTGGATGGGGAATAATGTCGCTGTCTGACTGGATTTCCTTCGTTCCGGTCTGCTTTTCGGATTGCTTTCATTGGCACGTTATTCTGTGGgcagcgtttctgcacatgaagtcATAGTGAATGGGCTTGTGTTGCTCTACTGGCTTCAGATTCTAGTACATGAGTCAGTTGCAGTCAGGAGCAATCCATGCCAATTTAAAGGGGCCCTAGAATGTCAATTGTATTTTCCTTGGCTTTTTCTATAGTTGACTAATGAAAGTGCAGTACATGGAAGTGGAAACCGTGAACCCTCAAACACTCAAAGTCCTCACACACAAGTCTGCTCACTCAGCCACCATCTTTGCAACTCTGCCCGGCAGTTATTTCCAGGCGTCCATCTCTTTTGTAATAGGGAAAAGACCAAAAAGGCTGGAAACTGAAGAACAAATGACTGTTTAGGAAATTTCAGAGATCTCAAGCTCCATGAATAATTTGTAGCGTCTGGCTCAATAATGCAGAAAATCAGATTTCCGTTCTGGCTACTGCTCTTGCACAGATCTCCATCTCCtctgagagggtttttttttgttgaaggaCGGGCCTTTGTCCATAAACAGACTAAGCCATGCTACGTAATgagagaactcccattcatatttccaCCAGTGTCCGGCCTTCGTATTGATAAGGTCCTCCTTCTAAAGAAAATCCAACAGAACCAAATCAGAGCtgcaaaacaggccaattccaaaacccccaaactattacatcacagtcttgactcgttatgtttacacccccaaaacacaTGACATAATCCCTGCCCACTCTGCTGTTCCAAATTTCGTCGGTTTTACAGCATTACTACTGTATAATGGACAAAATCTTACTGTACCCTGTTAAGAGTATATGGTCTTCATTATGGTCTATAATGTTCTTCAGTCTAAaacctgtggaggaacctcataaagtgctttgaggaacctttttcttctaaaaactgttcttgaagatttctcaaagcacctttagAGGTTCCtacacagttttaaactgaagaacctccaaatgttcatCAAAGATCTTATACGTTTAACAGTGCACAACATGCTAAAGCTGTTCTGCTGGATTCAGGTCTGGTGACTGGGAGGAACCAGTGCtgcagaacactgaactcaatGTTACGTTAATGAAAATGCGGAAGTACAGCTAACGGTAAAAcctggtgttgttgatactggagagtagctaatcacctccagactctagcTAGCTATGGAAATACAGGTAGCTATGGGAACACGGCCAAGTGACcacggcttttcctgtgccggTGTCCGCAGAAGGAAGAGCTCAACTCGGCATTTGGCAAAGCCAAAGCCGGAAGAAGCAAATAGGGATCGACgttagactaaaagctaacagtAGCCGATGCTAGCTTTACCATCTCTTTTCTCCATCATCATCTCCGGACATTCCAAAGTCCGGACTCCCTccgctgaaccaaactggaggtAAACTCACAGCATCGGCAACTTCTCAAGAAAACCAAACTTGCAGAAGTGGTGTgtaagtgaattacactccccaacatTAGGGGGAGCCAatgagcaaaaaagaaaaaattctcataatgctgctttaatggtGGAGTGGTTTAGTATATATTTAGTACACTAATGCTATAAGGTACATGCTTTACAGTATACTATTCTTATTAGTTCAGGCTAGGAATgttagtacacaaaatattaacaaaatttTTATAGCAATAATGTATAATGGTCCTTTAAGCTGAATGAGCAGAGACAGGAGTTAAGGATAGGGCTGAGGAGCCGAGAATGGGATATGCAAAAAACCTCACCATAGGAGGAGGAGCCTCTGGCATGGTCTTTTTCAGATCTGGCTCTCCATAATATACTGTCCCTCCATAACGTCTCACCTGCACTTTTCTCTCTCAGCGTCAACGACTGTAATGATGAGAGAGATTCAAACTCTCACCTCATGGGTCGTGAAGATGCCCCTCCAGCCCACaaccacagcagcagcagcaacagcagctcaAGTCCCAGCCGCCGGCGCTCCAGCTTCGAGAACTCGCGCTCTACCTTCAGCCTCGCCCGCCAGCTCTCCTGTAAGTCCAGCAGCACACTGAGTCACACCAGTCTACCAATTGGTCAACAAGgtggtaatgctggtcaaccagcttggctATAGTGTTCGACTAGCCTTCTCAGAGTGGTCATATTCTATGTTGGGCAAGAGCTGAGCTGGTGACCAGCAAAGAGGTcagactggtcatgctggtgaaccagcttggccatgctggtcatgttggtcaaccagttgGTCAACCtgtttggtcatactggtcaaccagcttggtcgtCTTGGTTGACTAACGTTGTCATGCTGGTGGTCTAACAACATGATCATACTGGTCATGATAGTCATGATTAGGCTGGCCATGCTGGTGAACCAGTAAGTCATACTGGTCATTTTGGCCGATAGATTTAATCATACTGGTCATGTTGGTAGACAAGCTTGGGCATAGTGTTTGACTAGCCTGCTCAGATTGGTCATACTCCATACTGGGCAAGAGCTGAGCTGGTGACCAGCATAGAGGTCAGACTGGTCAGACTAGTCATGCTGGTGaaccagcttgaccatgctggtcataTTGGTCAACCAATGTGGACTAGCTGGTCAACTTGTTGGTCAACctgtttggtcatgctggtgaacCAGTTTGGTCGCCCTGATTGAGTAACACTATCATGCTGGTTATGGTGGTCTAACaacatggtcatactggtcatgatGGTGAACCAGTAAGGTCACGCTAGTCATTTTGGTCGATAggtttggtcatactggtcatgttggtcgacCAGCGTGATTAGGCTGGccatggtggtcaaccagcttgggcATAGTGTTTGACTAGCCTGCTCAGGTTGGTCATACTCTATACTGGGCAAGAGCTGAGCTGTCAgactggtcagactggtcaAGATGGTTAAGATGCCAGCTTAgcccagcttagctcttgaccagcatagaaAATGACCAACCTGAGCAGGCTAGTCAACCTCCATGGCCAGACTGGTCAACCACCATGACTAGTATGACCAGAATGACTAGCATGACCCTTCTGGTTCACCAGCATGGCCAGCCTAATCACAACCAACCAACCTTGGTTGACTAGCATTCCCACACTTGTTGACTAGCATAGCCAAACAGGTGAACCAGGCTGACCACattggttgaccaacatgaccagcatgaccagtctgaccagtcTAACCAGCTTCAGCTGGCCAGTGGAGGATTGGAAGGGAAGTCATGAGAGTGTTGGTATGTTTTTAATACGTGCTATCTTCTACCTCTCTCACCTCGCAGCTCTGGATGCCCGGCGGCCCAGCTCCCCTCAGGTGGACATGAAGCCCATTGAATTTTGGGCCATGGGCCCTAGGAAGGAGGTGGTGCAACCCCTGCGTAAACCACAAACCCCTCCAGACGATTACTTCCGCAAGCTGGAGCCACGGCTTTACTCTGTGGATTCCGGCGGGGATGACGTGGACTCTCTGACGGACGAGGAGATCCTGCTGCGCTACCAGCTGGGCATGCTGCACTTCAGTACACAGTACGACCTCATAAACGCCCACCTGAGCGTGCGGGTCATTGAGGCGCGTGACTtgcctcctcctctctcctgtgATGGAGCCAGGCAGGACATGGCCCACTCCAACCCCTACGTCAAGATGAGCCTGCTGCCTGACCACAAGAACTCCAGGCAGACCGGCGTGAAACGCAAGACCCAGAACCCTGTTTTTGAAGAGCGCTTCACTTTTGAGCTGCCCTTTCTGGAGGCTCAGCGCAGGACCCTGCTGCTGTCCGTCGTGGACTTTGACAAGTTCTCACGCCACTGCGTTATCGGAAAGGTGGTGCTGCCTCTAAGCGAGGTCGATCTGGTGAAGGGGGGACACTGGTGGAAGGCCCTGGTGCCCAGCTCTCAGGTAACCCACTATACTGAACATATGGACACTGTAGCTCAACCTTAAAATGAcgcttcctattctcagacagttagacagttgtgccactctagagctgtgcaCTCCCTCCCCTCAATGTGGTCTACAGGTTagaactcccccatcacatgacaTCCACAGACTATGAGACTTTTGACAGTTGCGCTctgaggccttgctgggatttgaactgcTGATATCCTCACACTTGCTgcgcagcagttagaccgtagggccggtctagagctgggAAATTGCACTATATACAAACAGTTCTGAGGAAATTcaccttcccttctttctcagacacagaaatATACATGAgttacagctctagagtggcataGCACTGTAACTGCTGCTAATCTCACACTTTATTTAACCAGTTTCAGCTAcaactcatttactaatgtttttgaggctcaactcggTATGGATTGTTGACCAAAATGAGATGCAGGAGTAAGAAATATGGCTTTAGACTAAACTAAGTTAACTATAAATAAGTTGCTATCAGTTTAAAGTTACATGACTTTACATCTTGTACAgtgtattaaccccttaactaCAAACTAAGGTGctttactcagtaactacagggacttcgaTACAAACTGGGCTCTGTGGGGCTTTTCTTCGGgtgtagaagtttgtaataacctTTTCGGGCCACAGGCTTTTAAGGgggttaataaataatgtttaatgATATGCAATTATTGTCTCAGGTTATGGTTTACAATAAGAATTAATATACTTTCACCTTTTGTTGGTAATGTGTGGAAATTCTCAAAATAGGGACCCAATTATGAGTAATCAAGTCATTCAAGTCAAAAGTCTGATCATACACCCAACATTAggatatattataaaatatattcaatattacattacagtttgttggttatatatatataaaataatttatatcattttttcatatttattctTATATATTCTTCATGTTTTTTACCCTCACCACCTTTTTTATGACCACTGCCTTTCAGCGTTTCCAGCATATGTGCTGTTACTCAATATTATACgtctatattttatatttatattaattctaCCAGCTGCTATGCATtttctatattctatatttcatattttgttATCTtagttttctgttctttttttaaacattttcactGCTGTTTCTTACGTGACGTGTGAACACCGTTGGGATTGCCACTTCATTTCACTGTACTCAGTGCAATAAAGGAATCTATCCCTCTGTAGTCCTGCAGCATCTGTCTGCAGCATCCCAAATAAAGCAATGcgctccctcactccctcactctgaCTACGGTCCCCCCGGTAGTCTTTTCAAATAATACTGTGCTTAATGTTTTATTGCATTTCTAAAGAACAGTGTTTCATGGCCTCCACAGCTGGTGAGCCTTTATTTCTGCTCCAGTTTCTATGAAACAGAAAAACCTGTTTGGAAAACTGAAACAGCTGGAAACCGCAGGGATTTCTGTCAACTCTGTAATATTTTCCGTTATCTCGCTCAAAAGCGTAACTTCGGGCCAGAATATATTGTCAGTTGGATTTTCTTCCAGGGACGGTGATGGTTACTGTCTGCTGCATCTCATACTCTTAAAACACCCACTTCTGTATCTGTGGAATTTTATTGATCTCCACCATACTGTGTTGCGCAGAATGAGGTGGAGCTTGGTGAACTCCTGCTGTCCTTGAACTACTTGCCCAGTGCTGGCAGGCTGAACGTGGACGTCATTAGGGCCAAGCAGCTGCTGCAGACTGACATGTGCCAGGGCTCAGGTACCTCCTTCCCATTTGTTTTTCTCTATTCCTTCCCTCTGCTGAAAGCTGGTATTCGGTGTTAGCCGGCCTGCCTGACAGTGACTGTCCTGGTTTTATTGACTCTTGTTTATTGGGTCCATATACTAAGACTGACCAGAGAGTGGAGATGTGCACATGAGATGCAATGATAaaaaatacactgatcagccataacattaaaaccactgatagGTGAAATGAagaacattgatgatctggttcagATGCCAAGTAAAGAaccggtcagttcttgaaggtgatggaggtgctggaccaaactgtgatgttctagacaaatcagactgggtcagaacatctctaaaaaaacatcaagcatcgggtcttgtggggtgttcccggtacgcagtggtcagcacctaccaaaagtgctccaagaaaggacagccaAGGAAAGTGAACTGGCAACTGAATCCTGGgagcccaaggctcattgaggCTCCTGGCCTGACCTCATAACTTACAGGACTAAAaggacctgctgcaaatgtctTGGCCCCAGATACCACAGCCCAATCACTTTCAGAGGAGGACATGACCTGATGGGTCATGCTTTGCTTTGCCTTGGTGGCATTGAAGGAACCTGCAcaatgttaggcaggtggttttaatgttatggctgatctatgATCTGGTCAGATATTATTGGTTCTCTGATCTCTGCTTGTGTTTCAGATCCCTTTGTGAAGGTGCAGTTAGTGGCAGGGCTGAAGCTGGTGAAGACTAAGAAGACGTCCTGTATGAGAGGCACCATCGACCCCTACTACAACGAGTCCTTCAGCTTCCGGGTATCTCACGAGGAACTGAGCGAGGTTAGCCTCGTGTTCACAGGTATAGTCTGACATGTCATCCCATTTACACACATTCtcctggagctacgaggcttaTATGGGATAACTCATGGAAGCTGATACCTCACCAGCCAGCACTGGTAGTTGTGTGGTTGGCTGTGCTGATTGGGTTTCTGTGCCAAGCTGAGCACTGGTTCTCAACGCTCAGGTGCTTATCAGATGGTCCACATCTCAGCTCCAACACACATGAAGAAACTAGAGTATTATAACTGAATGAGAACCTAGTTATGTTAGACGACAAGGGGCAGGTGCCTCAGTTCTTTCACGAAATACACTAAATTaaaagttactgaatcattatcTGTGAGGGATTAGGCTGAACAATGCTGGAACGTTTAAAGAACATATaatcagtgatattaatagatcctttattacattattattacctAATTATGGCTTTTCTTCCTTCAAATGTTACACTATacatccaaaagtttgtggacaccccttccaatgaatgcatttagctactttaggttgatgcagttgaggaaatgcacacatacagctcgtctagtccctgtagacaagtattgccaatagaataggactctctggagcaaataaacgtgaaccttttggcaccatgttgcctaatgctaggcgtggATTGAAGGGGTATAAAGttagtggagctgtgttctctggaatgatggacggtgccCCAGCCAATGCTTTCGGGGCCAACtttgtgacctcactaacactcttgtcgctgaatgcaatcaaatcctcacagcaatgctcctcctaagtctagtagaaagccttcttccctggacagtagagacagttactccaacaaaagcaggatcaactctttttaatacccttgatttcagaagaaacaatgaatgagcaggtgtccaaatactttcctCCATAAAGTGTCTCTTCAGTATCCAATATTACACTGATATGTGTCGTCCTGTTTTGCCAGCAGAAGTAAAGCATAGCCTTCAATGAGCAAGGTGCAGActtatacactcttaaaataaagctTTGTCAAATCTCAACCAGTTTAAGGGTCCAccatacaaacatggttctttatataaCACtagatacccccccccccccacccccccggtCATAACACCAGCCTCCTAGCACCAGCAATGCTTCCGACAGTCGGCCTGTGCCGACCAACATCGCATTTAcaaccatctacccacctggagggAGCGcgggcaattgtgctctctccaacCCTGGCTACCGATGGCTAGGCAGCATGGCCCAGGATTTGAACGAGACCCCCCGGCTGCATTGGCAGCGCAATAGACCTAACTGAGCCACTTTGGAgccccctaaccctaacctaacctaacctaaccctaaacctaaccctaaccctaaccctaaccctaaaccctaacccttacccttacccttacccttacccttacccttactctaaacctaaccctaaccctaaccctagccctagccctagccctagccctaactctaaccctaaccctaaccctaacctaacctaacctaacctaacctaacctaacctaacctaacctaacctaaacctaaccctaaccctaaccctaacccttacccttacccttatccttacccttactctaaacctaaccctaaccctaaccctaacctaacctaaccctaacccttacccttaccatAACCTTTACCTGATTGGTTTTTACTAATttccaaaggttcttcacactcaaatatCTCTAGTATATTTATACAGGATCTCTatggacccaaaagtggttctcatATGGCAGTTTTTAACAGCCCTATTAAACCTGGCAGCTACCAGGTGATGTGAGTCAGGTGGGtttaagcaggaaaagcacacaaatgtgcaggaatccagccccCCAAGACCAGAATTGCCCACCCTTCTCTatggcaccttcatttttaatagtGCAGGAAAGCAACCCCAGTCTACCACGGagaaggcagtgttgttactCACTTCACAACACGACGTCCACCAACCGCCAAACCTGACTCCAAATATCTCTAATTAAGTTCACAGATAGATTGATGCttgcaaacatacacacacacacacacacacacacacacacacacacacacacacacacacaatcgaGTGTATCTGATAAAGTAATCCTGCCGTCTTTCTGCAGAGATCAAACCCTTAGACCTCCTCTGAGGAAAAGCTCTCGTTAATTAAGCCAAACCCGGCTTTGTTTTTGACCTCAGAGTGACACACCATCCCACTGCTTACCTAATTGGGCCCAAAAGTCAAAACAGTGTTTCCCTAGCAGTGTAAGCCACCCTGCTGGGCACCCGTGGAGAAAGCCATTCGGAGATGCTGACAGGTTTCAGCATGACACACATTTCAGGTCCTCACCATTAGAGTAATGTGGGGGGTGGCCTGGGTCTGCCACACAAGCCCTCATTAGGCCTCATTTAAATGCCAGCCGCATTTACTTGATTAAAGGTGCTGCCAGTCAGAGCGTAAGCTGGAACACGGCTCGGGTCGAGCTGCCACGCTCGCTACTCACACTCTGGCATTTAGGATCTGTGGCCAAGGAGCGGCTGCGGCCAGCGTGCTGAGCTTTGGATGGGCCTGAGGCTGTAGAGGTATGCAGCTCACCTCGTGTAGCTTTGACATTTTCTATTACGGCCTTTCAGGTTCAGATTGGGTTTCTGTGCCAAGCTGAGCACTGGTTCTCAACGCTCGGGGGCTCACCAGATGGTCCACATCTCAGCTCCAACACACGTG
This genomic window contains:
- the syt17 gene encoding synaptotagmin-17, translating into MAYTQLEPVNEGLLSRLSDLLLCRWSCRSCWQWCWECSCCQSSDEEVEILGPFPAQTPSWLVNDCNDERDSNSHLMGREDAPPAHNHSSSSNSSSSPSRRRSSFENSRSTFSLARQLSSLDARRPSSPQVDMKPIEFWAMGPRKEVVQPLRKPQTPPDDYFRKLEPRLYSVDSGGDDVDSLTDEEILLRYQLGMLHFSTQYDLINAHLSVRVIEARDLPPPLSCDGARQDMAHSNPYVKMSLLPDHKNSRQTGVKRKTQNPVFEERFTFELPFLEAQRRTLLLSVVDFDKFSRHCVIGKVVLPLSEVDLVKGGHWWKALVPSSQNEVELGELLLSLNYLPSAGRLNVDVIRAKQLLQTDMCQGSDPFVKVQLVAGLKLVKTKKTSCMRGTIDPYYNESFSFRVSHEELSEVSLVFTVYGHNMKTSNDFVGRVVIGQFSSGPAETTHWRRLLRSQRTPVEQWHSLRSRAECDRVSPASLEVT